The following are encoded together in the Arcticibacterium luteifluviistationis genome:
- a CDS encoding OB-fold protein — translation MKEKSKKYKKALLLGTVAIFLAGASYAYYLYNLPKRDVAASEADYSYKASEVVNEYLSDPTKANQKFLDAEGVSKILMVNGTIASIDEDYNGQVELLLKEEQELAGVSCTLLSSSGTDKQSFKLGQKVMVKGVIRSGAAYDEDLDMYENVILEKCTIIN, via the coding sequence ATGAAAGAAAAGTCGAAAAAATATAAGAAAGCACTTCTTCTTGGTACAGTGGCCATTTTTCTGGCGGGAGCCTCCTATGCTTATTACCTCTATAATTTACCGAAAAGAGATGTTGCTGCATCAGAAGCGGATTATAGCTATAAAGCTTCAGAAGTAGTCAATGAATACCTATCTGACCCTACAAAGGCAAACCAGAAATTTTTGGATGCCGAAGGAGTTTCAAAAATCCTTATGGTTAATGGAACAATTGCTTCAATAGATGAAGATTACAACGGACAAGTTGAATTATTGCTAAAAGAAGAGCAAGAGTTAGCTGGAGTTAGTTGTACTTTATTAAGTTCATCAGGTACCGACAAACAGTCTTTTAAGTTGGGTCAAAAAGTCATGGTAAAAGGAGTTATACGCTCTGGAGCTGCATATGACGAAGACCTTGATATGTATGAAAATGTAATTCTAGAAAAATGTACAATTATAAATTAA
- a CDS encoding patatin-like phospholipase family protein produces the protein MSTNLNHKKALVISGGGSKGAFAGGVAEYLLLKQNNKYDIFLGTSTGSLLISHLALNKVEEIKRIYTNVSQDDIFSNCPFTKRKKKGFTHVGINHFNVLINFLLGSRTFGESKNLRKLIEKEITREIYDEIRQVHKEVVVTVSNLTTNEVEYKNISEVEYEDFCDWIWLSCNYPPFMSLVHKNGYDYADGGLSITAPIERAIEMGATEIDAIILDTETYAINHMPIKNAFALLTNTFTFMMNTISFQGLQLASRRAKYENVKLNMIHTPTILTTNSLVFDKVEMTKWWQQGYDYALFNSAKK, from the coding sequence ATGTCAACAAATTTAAATCATAAAAAGGCTTTAGTTATTTCAGGTGGAGGCAGCAAGGGTGCTTTTGCTGGTGGAGTTGCTGAGTATCTTCTACTAAAACAGAATAATAAGTACGACATATTTTTGGGCACCTCTACAGGAAGCCTTTTAATAAGCCATTTAGCTTTGAATAAAGTGGAAGAAATAAAAAGGATCTATACGAATGTTAGCCAGGATGATATTTTTAGCAATTGTCCTTTTACAAAAAGGAAAAAGAAGGGTTTTACCCATGTAGGGATAAATCATTTTAATGTCCTAATCAATTTCTTATTAGGATCTAGGACTTTCGGTGAAAGCAAAAATCTTAGAAAGCTGATTGAAAAAGAAATCACGAGAGAGATATATGACGAAATAAGGCAAGTGCATAAAGAAGTAGTAGTTACGGTTTCAAACCTGACCACCAATGAAGTGGAGTATAAAAACATATCTGAAGTAGAATATGAAGACTTCTGTGATTGGATTTGGCTGAGTTGCAATTACCCTCCGTTTATGTCTCTGGTACATAAAAATGGGTACGATTATGCAGATGGCGGTTTGTCCATTACTGCACCTATAGAAAGGGCTATTGAAATGGGAGCCACAGAAATAGATGCTATAATTTTAGATACTGAAACGTATGCAATAAATCATATGCCTATTAAAAATGCGTTCGCTTTGCTTACCAATACATTTACGTTTATGATGAACACAATCTCTTTTCAAGGCCTTCAATTGGCAAGTAGAAGAGCCAAATATGAGAATGTCAAACTAAATATGATACACACACCTACCATACTTACTACAAATTCTTTGGTTTTTGATAAAGTGGAAATGACTAAATGGTGGCAACAAGGTTATGATTACGCCCTTTTTAATTCTGCTAAGAAATAG
- a CDS encoding peroxiredoxin-like family protein yields the protein MKNLLLLCFFFTSLNILAQTAEQPTDISPLLIGEKIPAATVIDPSGKKYDLLDVLNEKPTILVFYRGGWCPYCNKQLAGLVSIEKDIIALGYQIVAISPDKYEDLVNTEEKNKIAYRLFSDPGATLLKNVGIAFGNPDDKHGILPVPTLMIVNKKAEIIFEHINPNFRKRIEPSYLMEVIKAIKDN from the coding sequence ATGAAAAACCTCTTATTACTTTGTTTCTTTTTCACATCATTAAATATTCTAGCTCAAACGGCCGAACAACCTACAGATATATCTCCACTACTGATTGGAGAAAAAATTCCAGCGGCTACGGTTATAGACCCCTCAGGAAAAAAATATGATTTATTGGACGTTCTCAATGAAAAACCAACAATCCTTGTTTTTTATAGAGGCGGCTGGTGTCCATATTGTAATAAACAGCTGGCTGGACTTGTAAGTATTGAAAAGGATATTATAGCCTTAGGATATCAAATTGTTGCGATTTCTCCTGATAAATATGAGGATTTGGTCAACACTGAAGAAAAGAATAAAATTGCGTACCGATTATTTTCAGATCCTGGTGCCACGCTTTTAAAAAACGTTGGGATTGCTTTTGGTAACCCTGATGATAAACATGGCATTTTGCCAGTACCAACATTAATGATTGTAAACAAAAAAGCAGAGATAATTTTTGAACATATAAATCCTAATTTCAGAAAGAGAATTGAGCCTAGTTACCTTATGGAGGTTATTAAAGCGATAAAAGATAACTAA
- a CDS encoding sigma-70 family RNA polymerase sigma factor: protein MPDSSIHTLEKSSSESITDWVRQYSDELYGWAVKKVGDNEIAKDLIQDTFLSAYKNISGFRYESSPKTWLFSILNFKIIDYYREKKKIVAISLEGDDKKIVKEVTDSMFDKSGNWETNGLEDSWNNQENLLDNSEFNEVMDVCMADLPDQWQQLLRLKYLLNKKHSEICQECDLSQSNYWQIIHRAKLMMKKCLEMNWFKN from the coding sequence ATGCCAGACAGTTCGATACATACATTGGAAAAATCTTCATCTGAAAGCATCACAGATTGGGTAAGACAATATTCTGATGAGCTATATGGTTGGGCTGTTAAAAAAGTTGGAGACAACGAAATAGCAAAAGACTTAATACAGGATACATTTTTATCGGCTTATAAGAATATATCAGGATTTAGATATGAGAGCTCTCCTAAAACTTGGCTTTTTAGTATTCTTAACTTCAAGATCATTGATTATTACAGAGAAAAAAAGAAGATAGTTGCTATCTCCCTAGAAGGAGATGACAAGAAAATAGTAAAGGAAGTAACTGACAGTATGTTTGATAAAAGTGGAAACTGGGAGACTAATGGCCTCGAAGATTCCTGGAATAATCAAGAAAATTTACTTGACAATTCGGAGTTTAATGAAGTAATGGATGTATGTATGGCTGATTTGCCAGATCAATGGCAACAACTCCTACGACTTAAATATTTGCTTAACAAAAAACATTCAGAAATATGTCAGGAATGCGATTTAAGTCAGTCTAATTATTGGCAGATAATACATAGAGCAAAGCTTATGATGAAAAAATGTCTTGAAATGAATTGGTTTAAAAACTGA
- a CDS encoding DinB family protein yields MIDNCSENLRQLKELTEVINENDYKQKIDLLSGASIGQHIRHILEFYLCVFEGQIDGTINYDLRKRDIRIEEDPVFAAHTINNLLISLQLLPQKHVSISLQGNFKEEESEIDKIDTSLARELAYNLEHSIHHQALIKVALLYLNRGVLVDENFGVAPATVRFRKSILIEN; encoded by the coding sequence ATGATTGACAATTGCTCGGAGAACCTTCGTCAACTCAAAGAGTTAACAGAGGTTATAAACGAAAATGACTATAAACAAAAAATTGATTTACTATCAGGTGCAAGTATTGGTCAACACATCAGACATATCTTAGAGTTTTATCTGTGTGTTTTTGAAGGGCAAATTGACGGAACAATTAATTACGACCTCAGGAAAAGAGACATAAGAATAGAAGAAGATCCTGTTTTTGCTGCTCATACTATAAACAATCTCTTGATATCTCTTCAATTATTGCCACAAAAGCATGTCTCAATTAGCCTGCAGGGAAACTTTAAAGAAGAGGAAAGTGAAATTGATAAAATTGACACTTCTTTAGCTAGGGAATTAGCTTATAACCTGGAGCATAGTATTCATCATCAGGCTCTTATAAAAGTTGCTTTACTTTATTTAAACCGTGGTGTTTTGGTGGATGAAAACTTCGGAGTGGCTCCAGCTACAGTTCGCTTTAGGAAATCCATATTGATTGAAAATTAA
- a CDS encoding YceI family protein: MKSTLILMTIALGLSSFTELPGKLISKKSKVSFFSHTAVEDIKAVNFKTVGTLEEKTGDVVFSVPMQSFEFEKSLMQKHFNSPKFLDTKTNPKAKFVGKITNLNQVNFEKDGKYAPMVVGSLTINGVTQKVSKKGEIVVSGGKITTKTKFDITLADYKIAFSDGKPSTNIAKDVTIEFEAEF, from the coding sequence ATGAAAAGCACGCTAATTCTTATGACCATAGCTCTTGGGCTATCCTCTTTTACCGAATTACCCGGAAAATTAATCTCTAAAAAATCTAAAGTAAGTTTCTTTAGTCATACAGCTGTGGAAGATATTAAAGCTGTTAATTTCAAAACAGTGGGCACCTTAGAGGAAAAAACAGGTGATGTCGTTTTCTCTGTTCCAATGCAAAGTTTCGAATTTGAAAAATCATTGATGCAAAAGCACTTCAATAGCCCAAAATTCTTGGACACTAAAACGAATCCAAAAGCAAAATTTGTAGGTAAAATCACCAACCTTAATCAAGTTAACTTTGAGAAAGATGGGAAATATGCTCCTATGGTTGTTGGAAGTTTAACGATCAACGGAGTAACACAAAAAGTTTCGAAAAAGGGAGAAATAGTCGTTAGTGGAGGAAAAATTACCACCAAAACGAAATTTGATATTACGTTGGCAGATTATAAAATTGCTTTTAGCGATGGAAAACCTTCCACTAATATTGCCAAAGATGTCACTATTGAATTTGAAGCAGAATTTTAG
- a CDS encoding DUF4833 domain-containing protein: protein MKLIFIILASFFTPSKGETDNGILFEITRNKDDFKIVYQLNLNEKGNVILKEPIKTYWLKNGKKEALSLIQEKYAYGLVVDKITDNFIDLHFAAYSQRIIRLKMNKKPTVMISEGDSWAMLRGIYVNFSNSSFLLPKIKSVKIELTNPKSCEDFIQTIKP, encoded by the coding sequence ATGAAGTTAATTTTCATTATACTGGCTAGTTTTTTCACTCCTTCCAAGGGAGAAACGGATAATGGAATTCTCTTTGAAATTACAAGAAATAAGGATGATTTTAAGATAGTATATCAATTGAATTTGAATGAAAAGGGTAATGTTATTTTGAAAGAACCGATTAAAACGTATTGGCTAAAAAATGGTAAAAAGGAAGCTTTGAGCCTGATACAAGAGAAATATGCTTATGGGCTTGTGGTAGATAAAATCACTGATAATTTCATTGACCTTCATTTCGCGGCTTATTCTCAAAGAATCATAAGGTTAAAAATGAATAAGAAGCCAACTGTAATGATTTCTGAAGGTGATTCATGGGCTATGCTACGTGGTATTTATGTGAATTTTTCGAATTCTTCATTTCTGCTACCAAAAATCAAAAGTGTCAAAATAGAGTTAACTAATCCAAAATCTTGTGAGGATTTTATCCAAACTATTAAACCATAA